A stretch of Nitrospira sp. DNA encodes these proteins:
- the sppA gene encoding signal peptide peptidase SppA, protein MHSRFAMIVLIALLISGCTLNFPLFPGPGPLQEMPVSGKGDAKVLLVEISGTISSQDGEGLAQTPSLVASVKEQLTRAMQDEKVKAVVLRINSPGGTVTASDIIHHELKTFKTSRKIPLVASIMDVGASGGYYIAAAADSVFAHPSSVTGSIGVIMLTVNAHGLLEKVGLEATAITSGPRKDMGSPFRIMTTDERAIFQGLIDSFYQRFLAVVQEGRPQLQMDQIKKLADGRVYTGEQAKTSGLVDEIGYLEDAVELAKKKAGLTEARVVMYRRPGEYSNNVYSKLMAPGPLAGLGTLDLMAVVRGGTPQFMYMWMP, encoded by the coding sequence ATGCATAGCCGGTTTGCGATGATCGTGCTGATAGCGCTGCTGATTTCCGGATGCACGTTGAATTTCCCTCTGTTCCCCGGACCGGGTCCGCTCCAGGAAATGCCGGTGAGCGGCAAGGGCGACGCCAAGGTGTTGCTCGTTGAGATTTCCGGAACGATCAGTTCTCAGGATGGAGAGGGCTTGGCCCAGACGCCAAGCCTCGTGGCGAGCGTCAAAGAGCAGTTGACGAGGGCCATGCAGGACGAGAAGGTGAAGGCCGTGGTGCTCCGCATCAACTCGCCGGGCGGGACGGTGACGGCATCGGATATTATTCATCACGAGCTCAAGACGTTCAAAACCAGCCGGAAGATTCCCCTGGTCGCGTCCATCATGGACGTAGGGGCATCGGGGGGCTACTATATTGCCGCGGCGGCGGACTCGGTATTCGCGCATCCCTCCTCCGTCACGGGCAGCATCGGCGTGATTATGCTGACGGTCAATGCGCATGGGTTGCTGGAAAAAGTCGGACTCGAAGCGACGGCGATCACGTCGGGGCCTCGCAAGGACATGGGCTCGCCGTTCCGGATCATGACGACGGACGAGCGCGCGATTTTCCAGGGACTCATCGATTCCTTCTATCAGCGGTTTTTGGCGGTGGTGCAGGAAGGCCGTCCGCAGCTTCAGATGGACCAGATCAAGAAGCTGGCCGACGGACGCGTGTATACCGGAGAGCAAGCGAAGACGTCCGGGTTGGTGGACGAGATCGGGTATCTGGAAGATGCGGTTGAGCTGGCAAAGAAGAAGGCGGGATTGACGGAGGCCCGGGTGGTCATGTACCGGCGTCCCGGTGAATATTCGAATAATGTCTACTCCAAGCTGATGGCGCCTGGTCCCTTAGCCGGTCTGGGCACTCTCGATCTGATGGCGGTTGTCCGTGGCGGGACGCCTCAGTTTATGTATATGTGGATGCCGTAA
- a CDS encoding M48 family metallopeptidase has protein sequence MNQTDQMDQTDLIGRRAALVLGARWVAGLSAVLGTCSAVSVLSLVTGCYRAPGTARDQLIFFSEEKEMQFGLEAYREVLRQARLSENQEINELVQRVGQRIAKAANKPEYQWEFAVIQDDKTVNAFALPGGKVAVFTGILKHTQGEAGLATVMGHEVAHALQRHGVERMSRSIIDQIAQLGAIGAAVGAHGGGGAIAGALGAYGVNVSLPFNRKQESEADYIGLRLMAEAGYDPREAVPFWERMSGCPRQMIGKVCFRAQQSIPEFLSTHPSDATRINQIEAWLPEALQHYHGAATSPVPPAAPYRPLIGPMPEPS, from the coding sequence ATGAACCAGACCGACCAAATGGACCAGACAGACCTGATCGGCCGCCGTGCGGCGCTGGTGCTGGGGGCGCGCTGGGTCGCGGGGCTCTCTGCGGTCTTGGGGACCTGTTCGGCGGTGAGCGTGCTCTCGTTGGTGACGGGCTGTTATCGGGCTCCGGGGACGGCGCGCGATCAGCTCATTTTCTTCTCGGAAGAAAAGGAAATGCAGTTTGGCCTGGAAGCCTATCGGGAAGTGTTGCGGCAGGCCCGGCTCAGTGAGAATCAGGAGATCAACGAGCTGGTGCAGCGGGTCGGCCAGCGGATTGCCAAGGCGGCCAACAAGCCGGAGTATCAGTGGGAATTCGCCGTCATTCAGGATGACAAGACGGTGAATGCCTTTGCCTTGCCCGGCGGGAAGGTCGCGGTGTTTACCGGCATTCTGAAACATACGCAAGGGGAGGCCGGATTGGCCACCGTGATGGGACACGAAGTCGCGCATGCGCTCCAGCGCCATGGCGTCGAGCGGATGAGCCGCAGCATCATCGACCAGATCGCCCAACTTGGCGCGATTGGCGCGGCGGTGGGAGCGCACGGCGGCGGCGGGGCGATTGCCGGCGCCTTGGGTGCCTACGGAGTGAATGTGTCGCTGCCGTTCAACCGGAAGCAGGAGTCGGAGGCGGACTATATCGGCCTGCGCCTCATGGCGGAAGCAGGATACGATCCGCGGGAAGCCGTGCCGTTTTGGGAGCGCATGAGCGGGTGCCCGAGGCAGATGATCGGGAAGGTCTGTTTCCGCGCCCAGCAATCGATCCCGGAGTTTCTTTCGACTCATCCGTCGGATGCCACGCGCATCAATCAGATCGAAGCCTGGCTGCCTGAGGCCTTGCAACATTATCATGGGGCCGCGACAAGTCCGGTGCCGCCGGCTGCGCCCTATCGGCCATTGATTGGACCGATGCCTGAACCCAGTTAG
- the carA gene encoding glutamine-hydrolyzing carbamoyl-phosphate synthase small subunit has protein sequence MKKALLALADGTVFEGRALGYEGETVGEVVFNTAMTGYQEVLTDPSYKGQIITMTSPHIGNYGVTPEDVESRKIWAEGFVVMEASRLASNWRSKGLLQDYLAKAQVVAIEGLDTRALTRHLREHGSQQGLITHLDGDRARAVQKAKTAPGIVGRDLVAEVTSARSYAWTSDSGEWAPDLGMSAARPATRKPWRVVAYDFGVKENILRRLVDVGCEVTVVPASTPAAEVMALKPDGVFLSNGPGDPEGVPYAMEAVRSLIGRYPIFGICLGHQILGLAFGLKTYKLKFGHHGSNHPVMDLRTRKVEITSQNHNFAVQIPASFNGVPDRPLTVDTKMGPVAITHVSLNDHSIEGMACVDQPVFSVQYHPEASPGPHDSAYLFEEFVQLMEKHHA, from the coding sequence ATGAAGAAGGCGCTCTTGGCATTGGCGGATGGCACGGTCTTCGAAGGGCGCGCGCTCGGTTACGAAGGCGAGACAGTCGGTGAAGTGGTGTTCAATACCGCGATGACCGGCTATCAGGAAGTGCTGACGGATCCCTCCTACAAGGGGCAGATCATTACGATGACCAGTCCCCACATCGGGAACTATGGTGTGACGCCGGAGGATGTCGAGTCGCGCAAGATCTGGGCGGAAGGGTTTGTCGTGATGGAGGCCAGCCGGCTAGCCAGCAATTGGCGCAGCAAGGGGTTGCTCCAGGATTATTTGGCGAAGGCCCAGGTGGTGGCGATCGAAGGATTGGATACACGGGCGCTGACCAGGCACCTGCGCGAGCATGGCTCGCAGCAGGGCCTGATCACGCATCTGGATGGGGATCGCGCGCGCGCGGTCCAGAAAGCCAAGACCGCTCCCGGCATTGTCGGGCGCGATTTGGTGGCGGAGGTGACTTCGGCGCGGTCGTATGCCTGGACGAGTGATTCCGGCGAGTGGGCGCCCGATCTCGGAATGAGCGCCGCGCGGCCGGCCACTCGCAAGCCCTGGCGGGTTGTGGCCTATGATTTTGGCGTGAAGGAGAACATTCTTCGGCGCCTCGTCGATGTGGGCTGTGAGGTGACGGTGGTGCCGGCTTCGACGCCGGCGGCCGAGGTCATGGCCTTGAAGCCGGACGGGGTGTTTCTCTCGAACGGTCCCGGCGATCCGGAAGGCGTGCCCTACGCCATGGAAGCGGTCCGGTCGCTGATCGGCCGCTATCCGATTTTCGGCATTTGTCTCGGGCACCAAATTCTGGGATTAGCCTTTGGCCTGAAGACCTACAAGCTGAAGTTCGGCCATCATGGATCGAATCATCCGGTGATGGATCTGCGGACGAGGAAAGTGGAGATCACCTCGCAGAATCATAATTTCGCGGTGCAGATTCCGGCCTCGTTCAACGGGGTGCCGGACCGCCCGCTGACGGTGGACACGAAGATGGGGCCGGTGGCCATCACGCATGTGAGCCTGAATGACCACTCGATTGAAGGCATGGCTTGTGTCGATCAGCCGGTCTTCTCCGTGCAGTATCATCCTGAAGCCTCGCCCGGTCCGCATGACTCGGCCTATTTGTTCGAGGAATTCGTCCAGTTGATGGAGAAACACCATGCATAG